In a single window of the Kiloniellales bacterium genome:
- a CDS encoding MBL fold metallo-hydrolase, with protein MKVTILGCGGSGGVPLVGGEWGRCDPTNPRNRRRRVSVLVETSDASILIDASPDLRAQLLDAGVTGLDAVLFTHHHADHCHGLDDLRSLVYRRKAPIPAFMDAETQAMLTLRFAYAFTSSCPPGSFYRPLLEDHVVEDAFEAAGVEVTPFVQGHGEEGRSLGFRIGDMAYSTDVSDLDDAAFAALDGVRLWIVDCLQDGPHPTHSHTEQTLAWIERLKPERALLTHMNHKTDYAELKSRCPAGVEPAYDGQVVEISGA; from the coding sequence ATGAAGGTCACGATTCTGGGCTGCGGCGGCTCCGGTGGCGTGCCGCTGGTCGGCGGCGAATGGGGCCGCTGCGATCCGACGAACCCGCGCAACCGGCGACGCCGAGTCTCGGTCCTGGTCGAGACCAGCGACGCCAGCATCCTGATCGATGCGTCACCGGACCTGCGCGCCCAACTGCTCGATGCCGGCGTCACCGGGCTCGACGCCGTGCTCTTCACCCATCACCATGCCGACCACTGCCACGGTCTGGACGACCTGCGGTCCTTGGTCTATCGGCGGAAGGCGCCGATCCCGGCCTTCATGGACGCCGAGACCCAGGCCATGCTGACTTTGCGCTTCGCCTATGCTTTCACCTCGAGCTGCCCGCCGGGCAGCTTCTACCGGCCGCTGCTCGAAGATCATGTGGTCGAGGACGCCTTCGAAGCCGCCGGCGTTGAGGTCACGCCCTTCGTCCAGGGCCATGGCGAGGAGGGCCGGTCGCTCGGATTCCGGATCGGCGACATGGCCTATTCGACCGACGTCTCGGACCTGGACGACGCGGCCTTCGCGGCGCTGGACGGCGTCCGGCTGTGGATCGTCGACTGCCTGCAGGACGGGCCGCATCCCACGCACTCCCACACGGAGCAGACCTTGGCCTGGATCGAGCGCCTGAAGCCCGAGCGGGCCTTGCTGACCCATATGAACCACAAGACGGACT